The Humidesulfovibrio mexicanus DNA window CCCCCATGGCCGAGCTGAAGGACGCGGGCTGCGCCGCCTTTTCCAACGACGGTCGGCCTGTGGAGAGCACGGAGCTGTTTCGCCGCGCCATGGAATACGCCAGCGACCTGGGCCGCGTGGTCATCGACCACTGCGAGGATCCGTACCTGGCCCCGGCGGCGGGCATGAACGAGGGCGAGACCTCCAGCCGCCTGGGGTTGCCCGCCCAGCCCGATGTGGCCGAGGCCGTGCAGGTGGCCCGCGACGTGCTTTTGGCCGAATACCTGGGCGTGCCCGTGCACCTGGCGCACATCTCCTGCGAACGAAGCGTGGCCCTCATCCGCTTCGCGAAGGCGCGCGGGGTGGATGTGACCGCCGAGACCTGCCCCCACTACCTGATCCTTACGGAAACCGAGGCCGAGGGCTTCAGCGCCCTGGCCAAGGTAAGCCCGCCCCTGCGCACCAGGGCGGACGTGGACGCCCTAATTGAGGCCCTGGCCGACGGCGCCGTGGACATGCTGGCCACGGACCACGCCCCCCACGCGGCCCACGAGAAGGAAGTGGAGTTCGACCAGGCCCCCTGCGGCATTTCCGGCCTGGATACGGCCCTTGCCACCACCTGGGAGCTGGTGCGCGCGGGACGGCTGCCCTACGACGCCTTCATCCGCGCCTGGACAACGGCCCCCTGCGCACGCTTCGGCCTGCCCGTGAATGCCTTCAACCCCGGCGACCCGGCGGACTTCCTGCTCTTTGACCAGGACGCGGAGTGGGTTGTGGGACCGGACACCATGAAGAGCCGCAGCGCGAACACCCCGCTTCTGGGCAGGCGGCTGCGGGGCCGCGTGGCGGCCCATTTCCTTGCGGGCAAAATGGTGGTAGGGGGTCTTACGGCGGGCGCGTAGCGCCACGCCCCTGAAACCACGACATAAACGCCCCGGCCCGCGCCGGGGGAGCCGCCCCAGGGGGGGTCGGCCAGGAGCGGAGGAAGAATGCCCCAGCCTTTCAAGGATGCTGTCGGCCTGTGCAAGACCATCATGCGCAACGGCTACGACGCCTACGTCATCAACGCCCGGCTTCAAAAGTCCGTGCTGGCCAAGGGTCCGGCCGAGCTGGCCATGGACATCAGCACCGAGCTGGACTTCGAGGGCCTGAAGCGCCTGTTTCCCAATGTCGAGACCTGCAACGAGACCGGTGTCACGGGGCTCATCCGGCAGGGCGCGGCCACCTTCTATTTCCACCCCGCCTCGGTGGATGATGGCGGCCACCCCGAGGAGTGCGTGGCGCGCCTCACCCCGCGCCTGCTCAAGATATTGCAGGAGCGCGGCGAGATTCCGCTCTCCGCGGCCTGTCCCTACCTGCCCTCGCCGCAGGAACAGGACCACGGCCTGAGCTTCGAGGGCGGCGAAGTGCGCATCTCCGGCTTTCCGGACCAGGCCCTTAAAAAGGACCACCTGCTCGCCGTGCGCGTGCTGCGCTTTGCGGCCAACTACCACCTGCCCATCGAGCCCAACAGTTGGATGGCCATCATCCGGGGCGCGCGCCGCGTGCTGGACTACTGCCCGGCCTCGGACATCATGGACGAGTGGCGCAAGGTGGAGGCCG harbors:
- a CDS encoding dihydroorotase, which translates into the protein MSENMKKIDLAVRGALWLGPVKAQGKAGKPRKGGQLVDVFVAKGKVVALVPAGSLDLRAAKEIDALGRVLLPSLTDAHVHLREPGQEYKEDIASGLCAAAHGGFGNIMCMANTSPVNDSASITEFMLEQARKSWPHGPRLFPIGALTKGLKGQELAPMAELKDAGCAAFSNDGRPVESTELFRRAMEYASDLGRVVIDHCEDPYLAPAAGMNEGETSSRLGLPAQPDVAEAVQVARDVLLAEYLGVPVHLAHISCERSVALIRFAKARGVDVTAETCPHYLILTETEAEGFSALAKVSPPLRTRADVDALIEALADGAVDMLATDHAPHAAHEKEVEFDQAPCGISGLDTALATTWELVRAGRLPYDAFIRAWTTAPCARFGLPVNAFNPGDPADFLLFDQDAEWVVGPDTMKSRSANTPLLGRRLRGRVAAHFLAGKMVVGGLTAGA